From the genome of Kryptolebias marmoratus isolate JLee-2015 linkage group LG19, ASM164957v2, whole genome shotgun sequence, one region includes:
- the LOC108250275 gene encoding solute carrier family 22 member 2-like, protein MVTFDDLLEEVGSFGRCQKRIFILLCLLSLLFSGVYAGIVFQGFTPDHWCWDPAAVERRQACGWTPAESRRLTAPLVNSSEALKPSSCERYEVDWNATGLTCDPQEVDLSGLTLTACKDGWEYHSEGRKSFVTEFDLVCSDGWLVDMFQASLNAGFLIGSFAFGYLADRFGRKKSLLFSNIINVVSGIAMAVVPNYVAVLVLRAVNGFSLKGGWMAAYVLLTEMVGVEHRRAVGISFQMVFSIGLLILPLLAYLITDWRWLQVAITAPSALFFSYYRFIPESPRWLISQNSSTEALRITEAMAKENRKKLNTNLEHLTHDEAESTSASMLDLIRTPKMRKHTFILMFNWFTSAVVYQGLIMRVGITEGNVYTDFFISSLVEFPAAFLILLTIERIGRRLPFAAANIVAGVSCLVTAFIPDSVVWLKTTVACIGRLGITMAFEMVVFVNTELYPTYIRNLGVSVCSTLCDVGGIVSPFLLYRLAVIWLELPLIIFGVVALVAGGLVLLLPETRGVSLPETIDDIEFPDRKKGSQEEYQKMQKLLKTNEAV, encoded by the exons ATGGTGACCTTTGATGACCTCCTGGAGGAGGTCGGCTCCTTCGGCCGCTGTCAGAAGCGGATCTTCATCCTGCTCTGCCTGCTGTCGCTCCTCTTTTCAGGCGTGTACGCCGGCATCGTCTTCCAGGGCTTCACCCCGGACCACTGGTGCTGGGACCCCGCAGCGGTGGAAAGGAGGCAGGCGTGCGGCTGGACGCCGGCAGAAAGCCGCAGGCTGACGGCTCCTCTGGTCAACAGCTCCGAGGCTCTGAAGCCCAGCAGCTGCGAGAGATACGAGGTGGACTGGAACGCAACAGGACTCACCTGCGACCCGCAGGAAGTGGACCTGAGCGGACTGACGCTGACCGCATGCAAG GACGGCTGGGAGTATCATTCTGAAGGCAGGAAGTCATTCGTCACAGAG TTTGATTTGGTGTGCTCAGACGGCTGGTTGGTGGACATGTTCCAGGCCAGCCTGAATGCAGGATTCCTCATCGGGAGCTTTGCTTTTGGATATTTGGCTGACAG gTTTGGCAGGAAGAAGAGTCTTCTCTTCTCCAATATTATAAATGTCGTCTCAGGAATCGCGATGGCTGTTGTTCCAAACTACGTCGCCGTCCTGGTGCTCAGAGCCGTGAACGGCTTCAGCTTAAAAGGAGGCTGGATGGCCGCATACGTCCTGC TCACAGAGATGGTAGGAGTGGAGCACAGACGGGCGGTCGGCATCTCGTTTCAGATGGTCTTCAGCATCggcctcctcatcctccctctGCTTGCGTACCTCATCACTGATTGGCGCTGGCTGCAGGTCGCCATCACGGCACCGTCTGCCCTTTTTTTCTCCTACTACAG GTTCATCCCAGAGTCTCCGAGGTGGCTCATCTCTCAGAACAGCTCCACAGAAGCTCTGAGAATCACTGAAGCTATGGCCAAGGAGAACAGGAAGAAACTCAACACAAACTTGGAG CATCTAACTCATGATGAAGCCGAGTCCACCTCTGCCTCAATGCTCGACTTGATCAGAACtccaaaaatgagaaaacacacTTTCATCCTCATGTTTAACTG GTTCACCAGTGCTGTGGTTTATCAGGGTCTGATCATGCGGGTGGGGATAACAGAAGGAAATGTCTACACAGACTTCTTCATCTCCAGCCTGGTGGAGTTCCCTGCTGCCTTTCTTATACTTCTTACCATCGAGCGGATCGGCCGCCGGCTTCCATTCGCCGCCGCCAACATAGTAGCTGGAGTTTCCTGCCTCGTCACTGCTTTCATTCCTGACA GTGTGGTTTGGTTAAAGACAACAGTGGCCTGCATCGGTCGGCTGGGGATCACCATGGCCTTTGAGATGGTGGTGTTTGTCAACACTGAGCTCTACCCAACATACATCAG GAACCTGGGAGTGTCCGTTTGTTCCACTCTTTGTGATGTTGGAGGAATTGTCTCACCCTTCCTGCTCTACAGACTAGCTGTCATCTGGCTCGAACTGCCACTCATCATCTTTG GGGTCGTGGCGCTTGTCGCTGGAGGtttggtgctgctgctgcctgaaaCCAGAGGAGTTTCTCTCCCTGAGACCATCGATGATATCGAGTTCCCTGATCG GAAAAAGGGGAGTCAAGAGGAATATcaaaaaatgcagaaacttttgaaaacaaatgaagctgtctaa
- the vgll2a gene encoding transcription cofactor vestigial-like protein 2a isoform X2 codes for MSCLDVMYQVFGPQPYFSSYSPYHHQKLALYSKMQDPQESSSWLGPSGPPAIKEEDKELPPGAEYLSSRCVLFTYFQGDISSVVDEHFSRALSQATAYPSSSHKAVGDGSFPMNQRSFPPSFWNSSYQPSVSSALGSALSAPHAELSFPGDPYSSASLHSHLHQPSPDAWHHHHHHHHHPYSLGGAISTQSSAYPRPVVHEMYGAAFDPRYGSLLVPSVRSHHRLSSSSSVPGPSTSPCDLGGKGDSGTGSAWSGAFTGAGAEIGLNVDTARCYGGLCSAVQPC; via the exons ATGAGCTGCCTGGATGTGATGTACCAAGTGTTTGGTCCTCAGCCGTATTTCAGCTCCTACAGCCCCTATCACCACCAG aaactggCTTTGTATTCCAAGATGCAAGACCCCCAggagagcagcagctggctCGGCCCCTCGGGGCCCCCGGCGATCAAAGAGGAGGACAAGGAGCTGCCGCCGGGCGCCGAGTACCTGAGCTCCCGCTGCGTCCTGTTCACCTACTTCCAGGGCGACATCAGCTCCGTGGTGGACGAGCATTTCAGCCGCGCCCTGAGCCAGGCGACGGCGTACCCAAGCTCCAGCCACAAGGCCGTGGGTG ACGGATCGTTTCCCATGAATCAGAGAAGTTTCCCTCCGTCGTTTTGGAACAGCTCCTACCAGCCGTCGGTCTCCTCCGCCCTGGGCAGCGCTCTGTCAGCGCCCCACGCGGAGCTCTCCTTCCCCGGGGACCCGTACTCCTCCGCCTCCCTGCACAGCCACCTCCACCAGCCCAGCCCGGACGCCTggcaccaccaccatcatcaccaccaccacccttaCTCGCTAGGGGGCGCCATAAGCACTCAGAGCTCAGCGTATCCTCGCCCGGTGGTCCACGAGATGTACGGGGCGGCGTTCGACCCGCGCTACGGCTCACTGCTGGTGCCGTCGGTGAGGTCGCACCATCGCCTGTCGTCCAGCAGCTCGGTCCCGGGGCCGAGCACCTCGCCCTGTGACCTTGGGGGGAAGGGGGACTCGGGGACGGGGTCGGCCTGGAGCGGCGCGTTCACCGGCGCCGGAGCAGAGATCGGACTCAACGTAGACACAG CTCGGTGTTACGGCGGCCTGTGCAGCGCTGTGCAGCCCTGCTGA
- the vgll2a gene encoding transcription cofactor vestigial-like protein 2a isoform X1 gives MSCLDVMYQVFGPQPYFSSYSPYHHQKLALYSKMQDPQESSSWLGPSGPPAIKEEDKELPPGAEYLSSRCVLFTYFQGDISSVVDEHFSRALSQATAYPSSSHKAVGDGSFPMNQRSFPPSFWNSSYQPSVSSALGSALSAPHAELSFPGDPYSSASLHSHLHQPSPDAWHHHHHHHHHPYSLGGAISTQSSAYPRPVVHEMYGAAFDPRYGSLLVPSVRSHHRLSSSSSVPGPSTSPCDLGGKGDSGTGSAWSGAFTGAGAEIGLNVDTGLQAQEKSKDLYWF, from the exons ATGAGCTGCCTGGATGTGATGTACCAAGTGTTTGGTCCTCAGCCGTATTTCAGCTCCTACAGCCCCTATCACCACCAG aaactggCTTTGTATTCCAAGATGCAAGACCCCCAggagagcagcagctggctCGGCCCCTCGGGGCCCCCGGCGATCAAAGAGGAGGACAAGGAGCTGCCGCCGGGCGCCGAGTACCTGAGCTCCCGCTGCGTCCTGTTCACCTACTTCCAGGGCGACATCAGCTCCGTGGTGGACGAGCATTTCAGCCGCGCCCTGAGCCAGGCGACGGCGTACCCAAGCTCCAGCCACAAGGCCGTGGGTG ACGGATCGTTTCCCATGAATCAGAGAAGTTTCCCTCCGTCGTTTTGGAACAGCTCCTACCAGCCGTCGGTCTCCTCCGCCCTGGGCAGCGCTCTGTCAGCGCCCCACGCGGAGCTCTCCTTCCCCGGGGACCCGTACTCCTCCGCCTCCCTGCACAGCCACCTCCACCAGCCCAGCCCGGACGCCTggcaccaccaccatcatcaccaccaccacccttaCTCGCTAGGGGGCGCCATAAGCACTCAGAGCTCAGCGTATCCTCGCCCGGTGGTCCACGAGATGTACGGGGCGGCGTTCGACCCGCGCTACGGCTCACTGCTGGTGCCGTCGGTGAGGTCGCACCATCGCCTGTCGTCCAGCAGCTCGGTCCCGGGGCCGAGCACCTCGCCCTGTGACCTTGGGGGGAAGGGGGACTCGGGGACGGGGTCGGCCTGGAGCGGCGCGTTCACCGGCGCCGGAGCAGAGATCGGACTCAACGTAGACACAG GTCTGCAGGCACAGGAAAAGAGCAAGGACCTGTACTGGTTTTAG